The Methylomusa anaerophila genome has a segment encoding these proteins:
- a CDS encoding N-acetylmuramoyl-L-alanine amidase family protein, with the protein MRIIIDGHYLPGNVRVSRDLLITLKNVAKNLKWGIRYDATRELVLINSKDSSVPPLPVDKPNEERVEESARLANKVFCLDPGHGGSDPGSLGPAGTAEKDHTLAIALLLRDKLEKNGATVIMTRDSDKDVAYPDAIPDEELRVRVSAANDAEADLFISIHNDSFTSKTAVGTTTFHYGDRESVQLAKLVQECIGNRLGTKDRGSRFASFYTLRYTDMPAILVEVAFISNPVEEMLLSSTDGRENAADSICEGIMKYYKV; encoded by the coding sequence ATGCGAATCATAATAGACGGGCATTATTTGCCGGGTAATGTCCGAGTCAGCCGTGACCTTTTAATTACTCTGAAAAATGTTGCGAAAAACCTTAAATGGGGAATTCGTTACGACGCTACCAGAGAGCTGGTGTTAATTAATTCCAAGGATTCCAGCGTACCGCCTCTGCCTGTGGATAAACCAAATGAAGAGCGGGTTGAAGAAAGCGCCCGTTTAGCCAACAAAGTATTTTGCCTTGATCCGGGACACGGGGGAAGCGACCCCGGGTCGCTAGGACCTGCCGGTACTGCCGAAAAAGATCATACCCTGGCGATTGCCCTTCTCCTCAGAGATAAGCTGGAGAAAAATGGCGCCACTGTTATCATGACCCGCGACAGCGATAAAGACGTTGCTTATCCTGATGCAATCCCGGACGAAGAACTCCGGGTCAGAGTTAGTGCTGCCAACGATGCCGAAGCGGATCTGTTTATCAGCATCCACAACGATTCTTTTACCAGTAAAACTGCTGTCGGCACAACTACATTTCACTATGGAGACCGGGAATCAGTACAGTTGGCAAAACTAGTGCAGGAATGTATAGGAAATCGTCTCGGCACAAAAGACCGGGGCTCCCGGTTTGCCAGCTTTTATACACTCCGTTATACCGATATGCCTGCAATATTGGTTGAAGTAGCATTCATCTCAAACCCGGTGGAAGAAATGTTATTGTCAAGCACTGACGGCCGGGAAAACGCTGCCGACAGCATTTGCGAGGGGATAATGAAGTATTATAAAGTATAG
- a CDS encoding B3/B4 domain-containing protein has translation MKIVIDESISQVVPNCHLGYLHIKDVVVRGTPPALSQEFLKLQSEVAEAYNLEILPKLPRIMAVRNMYKKLDFDPSRYRPASEALVRRVLQNKGLYYVNSAVDVNNYCSIKYMLPFGLYDMDRINGDILYQRVSEGTYTNIAGNLVNTDGKPFLTDQLGVFGNPTSDCQRTAVTLTTRNLLCVIYADEAVNTAELSSMLDFAAEMFLCYNKGSVTAKGFASVYEGIREGTGQ, from the coding sequence ATGAAAATAGTAATAGATGAGAGCATAAGCCAGGTTGTGCCCAACTGCCATCTGGGGTATCTACATATAAAGGATGTTGTTGTCCGCGGTACCCCGCCAGCCTTAAGCCAGGAATTTTTAAAGCTGCAGTCTGAAGTTGCCGAGGCTTACAACCTTGAAATTCTCCCTAAACTTCCCCGCATCATGGCCGTTCGCAATATGTATAAAAAGTTGGATTTTGACCCTTCACGGTATCGCCCGGCATCTGAGGCGCTCGTGCGGCGGGTTCTCCAAAATAAGGGATTATATTACGTTAATAGTGCGGTTGACGTAAATAATTATTGCTCCATTAAATACATGTTACCTTTTGGTCTATATGATATGGATCGAATCAACGGCGATATCCTATATCAAAGGGTTAGTGAAGGAACATATACCAATATTGCCGGCAATCTGGTAAATACTGACGGCAAACCTTTTTTAACCGACCAGCTTGGCGTATTTGGCAATCCTACTTCCGATTGTCAGCGGACGGCAGTTACATTAACGACGAGAAATCTGTTGTGCGTGATTTATGCTGATGAAGCTGTCAATACGGCAGAATTAAGTTCAATGCTGGATTTTGCGGCGGAAATGTTCCTATGCTATAATAAAGGTTCAGTGACAGCGAAAGGTTTTGCCTCAGTTTATGAAGGGATTAGAGAGGGGACTGGGCAATGA
- a CDS encoding zinc-ribbon domain containing protein produces MDYQDKELSCKECGASFIFTASEQAFFAEKGFQNAPSRCPECRAARKRQSGGRVSAVPHQQREMYETTCSACGITTQVPFKPTTGRPVYCRDCFKANR; encoded by the coding sequence ATGGACTATCAAGACAAAGAATTATCTTGCAAGGAATGCGGGGCAAGTTTTATTTTTACCGCATCCGAGCAAGCTTTTTTCGCCGAAAAAGGTTTTCAAAATGCCCCGTCCCGCTGCCCCGAATGTCGCGCCGCCAGAAAGCGCCAAAGTGGCGGCCGCGTGAGCGCAGTACCGCACCAGCAGCGTGAAATGTACGAAACAACCTGCAGTGCTTGCGGAATTACCACCCAGGTTCCCTTTAAACCTACCACCGGCAGACCTGTATATTGCCGGGATTGTTTCAAAGCAAACAGGTAA
- the ligD gene encoding non-homologous end-joining DNA ligase, giving the protein MLIFKPMLAKAGSLPEEQADYGYEIKWDGLRAICYIKDNQATVMSRNNKDITAQYPELHRLGISMNNRKLVLDGEIIAYNNQGLPSFSDLQHRMGLSDAKAIEAKMQEIPVQYIIFDILLFNNRSCLDLMYTERRKLLAELELNGPSWQTPDYKTGDGNTILAASRQLGLEGIIAKRLDSPYQPGKRTGAWIKIKNQRRQELVIGGWVPGQGNRHGQIGALLIGYYDQSNRFIYAGKAGTGFTRNTLDRLSRLLKPHEQDMNPFSTDPRVPNAVYVTPLFVGEFEFTEWTPNGTLRHPAFKGLRTDIEPHQVTREPTQ; this is encoded by the coding sequence GTGCTGATCTTTAAACCGATGCTGGCCAAAGCCGGTTCTCTGCCGGAAGAACAGGCAGACTACGGGTATGAGATTAAATGGGATGGTCTAAGGGCGATATGTTATATAAAAGACAATCAGGCCACTGTCATGAGTCGTAACAATAAAGATATTACTGCTCAATATCCGGAACTTCACAGGTTGGGAATATCAATGAATAATCGAAAGCTTGTTTTAGATGGCGAAATTATTGCCTATAATAACCAAGGGCTTCCTTCTTTTTCCGATCTCCAACACCGAATGGGCTTGTCGGATGCTAAGGCAATTGAAGCTAAAATGCAGGAAATACCTGTACAATACATCATTTTTGATATATTGCTCTTCAATAACCGGTCTTGCCTTGATTTAATGTATACGGAGCGACGCAAACTACTGGCAGAACTGGAGCTAAACGGTCCTTCCTGGCAAACTCCGGACTACAAAACCGGCGACGGCAATACCATCCTTGCCGCCAGCAGACAACTTGGTTTAGAAGGGATTATTGCCAAGCGTCTTGACAGTCCTTATCAGCCCGGCAAAAGAACGGGAGCTTGGATTAAAATCAAGAATCAGCGGCGCCAGGAACTTGTGATCGGCGGTTGGGTACCCGGTCAAGGAAATCGCCACGGCCAAATCGGAGCACTGCTAATAGGATACTATGACCAATCCAACCGGTTTATTTACGCCGGTAAAGCCGGAACAGGCTTTACCCGCAACACCCTTGACAGATTGTCCCGCCTGCTTAAGCCCCACGAACAAGACATGAACCCCTTTTCCACCGACCCGCGGGTCCCAAACGCAGTATACGTAACACCCCTGTTTGTCGGCGAATTTGAGTTTACAGAATGGACACCCAATGGTACTTTACGCCATCCTGCCTTTAAAGGCCTCCGAACCGATATTGAGCCACACCAAGTAACCCGCGAACCAACCCAATAG
- the pckA gene encoding phosphoenolpyruvate carboxykinase (ATP) — translation MNVIPADAIRIFEGEGLDNIHYNLTPSELVEFALSRGEGLTTFTGALRVTTGKYTGRSPNDKFIVDSPAIHNEIDWTGNKPFGTDRYYHLYNRMMAYMQNRNLFVFDGFAGADRKNRVIVRFINEFAWQNLFAHQLFIRPQASGQNLIPDFKVICMPGFKASPAIDGTNSEAFIILNFEAGTILIGGTGYAGEMKKSIFSVMNYILPQEGILPMHCAANVGQYGDTALFFGLSGTGKTTLSADSSRRLIGDDEHGWSDDGIFNIEGGCYAKCIRLSYETEPQIWEAIRFGAVLENVVMDSHSRVVDFDCEKITENTRAAYPVDYIPNALIPGVAGHPTTIVFLTADALGVLPPIAKLTKEQAMYHFLSGYTSKLAGTERGITAPEATFSACFGSPFLPLSPLKYAELLGEKLERYNTNVFLINTGWSGGPYGTGSRMSLLRTRAMVTAAIEGRLDDVEYELDPVFNVYVPTSCPGVPTDVLTPRNTWPDKDAYDRQAQELARLFIKNFSKYENMPLKIIDAGPKA, via the coding sequence ATGAATGTGATCCCGGCCGACGCCATTCGTATTTTTGAAGGAGAAGGATTGGATAATATTCACTATAACCTGACACCTAGTGAATTAGTGGAATTTGCGTTGTCAAGAGGTGAAGGATTAACGACTTTCACCGGTGCTTTGCGAGTAACTACCGGCAAATATACCGGCAGGTCCCCCAATGATAAATTTATTGTTGACTCACCGGCAATCCATAATGAAATTGACTGGACCGGCAACAAACCTTTTGGTACCGATAGGTATTATCATTTATATAATCGAATGATGGCTTACATGCAAAACCGGAATTTATTCGTATTTGACGGGTTTGCCGGGGCTGATCGGAAGAATCGCGTCATTGTCCGTTTTATTAATGAATTTGCCTGGCAGAATTTATTTGCTCATCAACTGTTTATTCGTCCTCAGGCCAGCGGGCAGAATCTGATTCCTGACTTTAAAGTAATATGCATGCCGGGCTTTAAGGCATCACCGGCGATCGACGGGACCAACTCCGAGGCATTCATCATTCTTAATTTTGAAGCGGGCACCATCCTTATTGGTGGTACCGGCTATGCGGGAGAAATGAAAAAATCAATTTTTTCCGTAATGAATTATATTTTGCCGCAGGAAGGTATCTTGCCCATGCATTGTGCCGCTAATGTGGGTCAGTACGGAGATACCGCGCTTTTCTTCGGGCTAAGCGGTACCGGAAAAACTACTTTATCTGCAGACTCCAGCCGCCGGTTAATCGGTGACGACGAACATGGCTGGAGTGATGACGGAATATTTAACATTGAGGGCGGCTGTTATGCAAAGTGCATCCGCCTCAGTTACGAAACCGAACCTCAGATATGGGAAGCCATCCGTTTTGGCGCGGTCCTTGAAAATGTGGTTATGGACTCTCATTCGCGTGTGGTTGATTTTGATTGTGAGAAAATTACTGAGAATACCCGCGCGGCATACCCTGTGGATTATATTCCCAATGCATTGATTCCGGGTGTAGCCGGACATCCCACAACCATTGTATTTTTGACTGCCGATGCCTTGGGTGTATTGCCGCCGATTGCCAAACTTACCAAAGAGCAGGCTATGTACCATTTTCTATCGGGTTATACCAGCAAACTAGCCGGTACCGAAAGAGGAATAACCGCGCCTGAGGCCACCTTTTCCGCTTGTTTCGGATCACCGTTCCTGCCTTTATCGCCCCTGAAGTACGCGGAGTTACTGGGAGAAAAACTGGAACGGTACAATACCAATGTGTTTTTAATTAACACCGGCTGGTCCGGCGGCCCGTACGGCACCGGTTCCCGCATGAGTCTGCTCCGTACCCGGGCCATGGTTACTGCCGCTATTGAAGGGCGACTGGATGATGTAGAATACGAACTTGACCCGGTATTTAATGTTTATGTACCCACTTCTTGTCCCGGGGTACCAACGGATGTCCTGACGCCGCGCAATACTTGGCCCGACAAGGATGCTTATGACCGTCAGGCGCAAGAATTGGCCCGACTTTTTATCAAAAACTTTAGTAAATATGAAAATATGCCGTTGAAGATTATTGACGCCGGACCTAAAGCTTAA
- the pepF gene encoding oligoendopeptidase F, producing the protein MTTTILHAAKTGPQHKTNADSSQSGADLPARTDIPKKYQWRIEDIYSNEEAWKSDLNKVKASLEKISGYKGALSESAGTLLACLKLRDELSIIASKLHAYSRLQRDENTADPKYQGMVGKIESLLAELGGTTAFIEPEILSLADDVLSFYRKNETGLTEYSFYFDNLARQKKHVLSPAEEELLSRSSEVTQAPENIFNMLAHADMVFPEIKDEENNPVRLSEGRYRKFIMSSDRRVRQDAFTGLLGEYNHYRNTFAATLSANVKTNFFYAKARKYNSTLESALHGDNIPIEVYDNLIKTVNQNLEPLHRYVSLKKKALGLDEINMYDLYAPLVPDVKFKVSYTDGLKLVKEGLAPLGPEYIAILNEGLASGWIDVYENKGKQTGAYCWGVYSVHPFVLLNYHDRLEDVSTLAHEMGHALHSYYSQSNQPYATSQYTIFTAEVASTTNEILLNDYLIKTIDDKQKKLYLINQYLELVRATVYRQTLFAEFEKVIYQQVEAGETLTADILDDLWRNLNTKYYGPNIVVDDQIKIEWARIPHFYWHFYVYQYVTGYAAATALAEKMLAQDDSAQAKYLNFLKSGGADYPLNILQQAGVNMAEPYPVELTLRKFLTALDQLEKLLG; encoded by the coding sequence ATGACAACTACAATCTTGCACGCCGCCAAAACCGGCCCACAACATAAAACTAACGCCGACAGCAGTCAATCCGGCGCCGACCTGCCCGCCCGTACCGATATTCCTAAAAAGTATCAATGGCGCATTGAAGATATTTACAGCAATGAAGAAGCCTGGAAAAGTGATTTGAATAAAGTTAAAGCATCTCTGGAAAAAATATCCGGCTATAAAGGCGCTTTATCCGAATCAGCCGGAACGCTGTTAGCTTGCTTAAAACTACGGGACGAATTAAGTATTATAGCAAGCAAGCTACATGCATATTCACGGCTGCAGCGGGATGAAAATACCGCTGACCCCAAATACCAGGGAATGGTCGGAAAAATTGAAAGTCTCCTGGCTGAACTTGGTGGAACAACGGCATTTATCGAACCGGAAATCCTATCCCTTGCCGATGATGTCTTATCCTTTTATCGTAAAAATGAAACAGGACTGACGGAATACAGCTTCTATTTCGATAATTTGGCCAGACAGAAAAAGCACGTTTTATCTCCGGCCGAGGAAGAGTTGCTTTCCCGTTCGTCGGAAGTAACCCAAGCGCCGGAAAACATTTTTAATATGCTCGCTCACGCGGACATGGTTTTTCCTGAGATCAAAGACGAAGAAAATAACCCTGTCCGCCTCAGTGAAGGCAGATACCGCAAATTCATCATGTCATCCGATCGCCGCGTGCGGCAGGATGCATTCACCGGTTTATTAGGCGAATACAATCACTACCGGAATACTTTTGCCGCTACCTTGTCCGCCAATGTGAAAACCAACTTCTTCTATGCAAAAGCAAGAAAATATAATTCAACCCTGGAGTCGGCCTTGCATGGCGACAATATCCCAATCGAAGTATATGACAATTTAATCAAAACAGTTAACCAGAACCTGGAGCCGCTCCATCGTTACGTATCTTTGAAAAAGAAAGCACTCGGTCTGGATGAAATAAATATGTATGATCTGTACGCCCCGCTGGTTCCGGACGTCAAATTCAAAGTTTCTTATACCGATGGCCTGAAACTTGTTAAAGAAGGCCTTGCTCCTCTTGGTCCGGAATATATCGCTATCCTTAATGAAGGGCTTGCTTCCGGCTGGATTGACGTTTATGAAAACAAAGGCAAACAGACCGGCGCTTACTGTTGGGGTGTTTACAGCGTCCACCCTTTTGTTCTTCTAAACTATCATGACCGTCTGGAAGACGTCAGCACCCTGGCGCATGAGATGGGTCACGCGCTACACAGCTATTACAGTCAGTCCAATCAACCTTATGCAACGTCACAATATACTATCTTCACCGCTGAGGTTGCATCGACTACCAATGAGATCTTGCTCAATGATTACCTGATTAAAACCATAGACGACAAGCAGAAAAAACTTTATCTTATTAATCAGTATCTGGAACTGGTCAGGGCAACCGTCTACCGCCAAACCTTGTTCGCCGAATTCGAAAAAGTCATCTATCAACAAGTTGAGGCTGGAGAAACCTTAACCGCCGACATCCTCGATGACTTGTGGCGCAATCTTAACACCAAATATTACGGTCCTAACATAGTGGTTGATGACCAAATCAAAATTGAGTGGGCGCGCATTCCTCATTTCTATTGGCATTTTTATGTGTATCAGTATGTAACCGGCTATGCCGCAGCAACTGCATTGGCGGAAAAAATGCTTGCCCAGGATGATTCCGCGCAGGCAAAATATTTGAACTTCCTAAAAAGCGGCGGAGCAGATTATCCTCTCAATATTCTTCAGCAGGCGGGAGTGAATATGGCAGAGCCATATCCGGTTGAATTAACATTACGTAAATTCTTAACTGCTTTAGATCAACTGGAAAAATTACTTGGATAA
- a CDS encoding DUF362 domain-containing protein, whose amino-acid sequence MAKVYFIPVADALPVSQQAEVMAKLFDESGAGGVIGKNDFVAIKLHVGERKNTTHVKPELIKKLVDRAKGLGGQPFLTETSTLYKGERENAVKHILHAHKHGFGIERVGAPFIPADGLAGNTEYEVEINGQLHEKVKVAREVVSADALLVVSHPTGHIAAGLGACLKNLGMGLASRLGKMRQHSAMLPEIITETCQFCRKCLKWCPENAIVEQDGKAYILSHKCIGCGECLAVCRFDAVKYDWDIESGYMQRSMAEHAYGAVKDKAGKSFYFNVMIDMTKDCDCFDVEQSKLIPDIGILASSDPVAIDMATLNLTAQTNGRTLAAMSYSHHNAMIQIEHAAKIGMGSMEYELITLD is encoded by the coding sequence ATGGCCAAAGTATACTTTATTCCTGTCGCTGATGCACTGCCGGTTTCCCAACAGGCGGAAGTTATGGCGAAATTATTTGACGAATCAGGTGCTGGCGGGGTCATAGGCAAAAATGATTTTGTCGCCATAAAGCTTCATGTAGGTGAGCGAAAGAACACAACGCATGTGAAACCGGAACTTATTAAAAAATTGGTAGACAGGGCCAAAGGGTTAGGCGGACAGCCTTTTTTGACTGAAACTTCCACCTTGTATAAAGGGGAACGGGAGAATGCGGTTAAGCATATCCTGCATGCGCATAAACACGGATTTGGTATTGAAAGAGTCGGCGCGCCCTTTATTCCGGCCGATGGCCTTGCCGGCAATACTGAATATGAGGTGGAAATCAACGGCCAACTGCATGAGAAAGTTAAAGTAGCCAGGGAAGTGGTTAGTGCCGACGCTTTGCTGGTTGTTTCCCATCCTACCGGACATATTGCTGCCGGTCTTGGCGCTTGCCTAAAAAACCTGGGAATGGGATTAGCCAGCCGGCTGGGTAAAATGCGGCAACACTCCGCAATGCTGCCGGAAATCATCACTGAAACCTGTCAATTCTGCCGGAAGTGTCTAAAGTGGTGCCCGGAGAACGCTATTGTTGAACAAGATGGAAAAGCTTACATCCTTAGTCATAAATGCATTGGCTGTGGCGAGTGTTTGGCAGTCTGCCGGTTTGATGCCGTAAAGTATGACTGGGACATCGAATCAGGGTATATGCAGCGTAGTATGGCGGAACATGCTTACGGCGCGGTTAAAGATAAAGCAGGTAAGTCTTTCTATTTTAATGTAATGATCGATATGACCAAAGACTGTGATTGTTTTGACGTTGAGCAGTCCAAACTGATTCCGGATATCGGAATCCTGGCTTCTTCCGATCCGGTTGCTATTGATATGGCGACGCTGAATTTGACCGCCCAAACTAATGGCAGAACGTTGGCGGCGATGTCCTACTCCCATCATAATGCCATGATCCAAATTGAGCATGCGGCCAAAATCGGCATGGGTTCAATGGAATATGAATTAATTACATTAGATTAG
- the thrC gene encoding threonine synthase: MKYISTRGAIGEIESAAAIAAGIAPDGGLYVPGELPTINLQGIGGLLPLSYQERAVKILSLFLSDYSYEDLVECVTAAYNLEKFDSPAVAPVVTVGNNTHMLELWHGPTSAFKDMALQLLPHLLSKALTKIGEQAEIVILVATSGDTGKAALDGFKDVERIKVIVFYPEHGVSQIQRLQMVTQQGGNLSVIAVRGNFDDTQTGVKEIFNDPAFNYELLEHDYKLSSANSINWGRLVPQIIYYFSAYCDLVREQHVSWGQPVNFVVPTGNFGNILAGYYAKLMGLPINRLICASNSNNVLTEFINTGTYNRNRPFHKTYSPSMDILISSNLERLLFHISAADSAKVQGWMEQLRSTGMYQIEAEYFTKIKEIFFAGYVDDTETTETIRQVFNDFNYVLDPHTAVAWRIADNYRLETGDGIPNIIVSTASPFKFNATVLAALSASKSLSEQAEFGLLAMLASLTGWKVPRALSELEHLKVLHKYTCDKDKMYLAVRDALAGLKK; this comes from the coding sequence ATGAAATACATCAGCACTCGCGGTGCTATTGGTGAAATAGAATCGGCCGCCGCTATTGCCGCTGGCATTGCTCCTGACGGGGGACTTTATGTGCCTGGAGAGTTGCCGACGATAAATCTCCAGGGCATAGGCGGTTTACTTCCTTTGTCTTATCAAGAACGGGCAGTCAAAATTCTTAGCCTGTTTTTGTCTGATTATAGTTATGAAGACTTGGTCGAGTGCGTTACGGCTGCCTACAATCTTGAAAAATTTGATTCCCCGGCTGTAGCGCCTGTTGTTACTGTCGGCAATAATACCCACATGCTCGAACTATGGCATGGTCCTACTAGTGCTTTTAAGGATATGGCTCTGCAGCTTTTACCGCATTTACTGTCCAAGGCTCTGACCAAAATCGGCGAACAGGCTGAAATTGTTATTTTGGTAGCGACTTCCGGCGATACAGGCAAAGCAGCTCTGGACGGATTTAAGGATGTTGAACGAATTAAGGTTATCGTATTTTATCCTGAGCACGGCGTTAGCCAGATTCAACGGTTGCAGATGGTCACCCAGCAAGGAGGCAATTTATCTGTAATCGCTGTTCGCGGGAATTTTGATGATACTCAGACTGGTGTGAAGGAAATATTTAACGATCCTGCCTTCAACTATGAACTCTTGGAGCATGACTATAAACTTTCGTCAGCGAATTCTATCAACTGGGGAAGACTCGTACCCCAAATAATTTATTACTTCAGTGCTTACTGTGATTTGGTGCGCGAACAGCACGTTTCTTGGGGACAGCCGGTAAATTTCGTGGTCCCTACCGGTAATTTTGGCAATATACTGGCAGGATATTATGCAAAATTGATGGGCTTACCCATAAACCGTCTCATTTGTGCTTCCAATAGTAATAATGTATTGACGGAATTTATCAATACAGGCACTTATAACCGGAACCGGCCGTTCCACAAAACCTACTCCCCTTCCATGGACATACTGATATCCAGTAATTTGGAAAGACTGTTGTTTCACATATCGGCAGCCGACTCCGCAAAGGTTCAGGGTTGGATGGAACAACTAAGGTCTACCGGAATGTATCAAATTGAAGCAGAATATTTCACTAAAATAAAAGAAATATTCTTTGCCGGTTATGTGGATGACACGGAAACAACTGAAACCATCAGGCAGGTATTTAATGATTTTAATTACGTATTAGATCCGCATACGGCGGTCGCCTGGAGAATTGCTGATAATTACCGGCTTGAGACAGGGGACGGCATACCGAATATTATCGTTTCTACCGCAAGTCCATTTAAATTTAACGCGACGGTTTTAGCCGCTTTATCCGCAAGTAAGAGCTTATCAGAGCAGGCGGAATTTGGTTTGCTGGCTATGCTTGCTTCTTTAACGGGATGGAAGGTGCCGCGGGCGCTAAGTGAACTGGAGCATCTGAAAGTACTGCATAAATATACCTGTGATAAGGATAAAATGTATTTGGCTGTCAGAGATGCTCTCGCTGGGTTAAAAAAATAG
- the ligD gene encoding non-homologous end-joining DNA ligase, whose protein sequence is MPNNISDKTTIEVAGKKLKLANLNKVFYPLTGFTKGQMLDYYIRIAPVLLPHLANRPLTFKRYPNGVTGKFFYQKDCPVHRPEWVKTIPVWSEGNRKYINYCNAADLSTLIWAANLAVLELHTSLSLAPEIASPSLLVFDLDPGPPATIVDCAQVALWLKEMLAKQDLKSFPKTSGAKGLQVYVPLNTPLSYDHTKSYARLLANRLQEQYPQKVVANMKKKLRSGKVFIDWSQNDEHKTTVCVYSLRAGELATVSTPVTWEEVEAAWHENNPNSLVFEAQQVLDRVKSRGDLFGPLLGLKQNLPATNQLGKS, encoded by the coding sequence GTGCCCAATAATATTTCGGATAAAACAACGATTGAAGTTGCGGGGAAAAAGTTGAAGCTTGCCAACTTGAACAAGGTTTTCTATCCCCTTACCGGCTTCACCAAAGGGCAAATGCTGGATTATTATATCCGTATAGCACCGGTCCTTTTGCCCCACCTTGCTAACAGGCCCTTAACATTCAAACGTTACCCCAACGGCGTGACAGGCAAATTTTTTTATCAAAAAGATTGTCCCGTACACCGTCCGGAGTGGGTAAAAACCATCCCGGTATGGAGCGAAGGAAACCGGAAATACATTAACTATTGTAATGCCGCTGATCTGTCGACTTTAATATGGGCAGCCAACTTAGCCGTCTTGGAGCTTCACACCTCCCTTTCCCTCGCACCCGAAATCGCCAGTCCGTCTCTCTTAGTGTTTGATTTAGACCCCGGTCCCCCGGCAACCATTGTCGATTGTGCCCAGGTAGCTCTGTGGCTAAAGGAAATGCTGGCCAAGCAGGATCTCAAAAGTTTCCCCAAAACCTCCGGCGCCAAAGGATTGCAGGTATACGTTCCACTCAATACACCCCTAAGCTACGACCACACCAAAAGCTATGCCCGCTTACTGGCTAACCGTTTACAGGAGCAATACCCCCAAAAAGTTGTTGCCAATATGAAAAAAAAACTGCGAAGCGGGAAAGTTTTCATTGACTGGAGTCAAAACGATGAACATAAAACCACTGTTTGTGTATATTCATTAAGAGCCGGAGAATTGGCCACTGTATCCACCCCGGTAACATGGGAAGAGGTTGAGGCCGCCTGGCATGAGAATAATCCTAATTCACTTGTTTTTGAAGCTCAGCAGGTTTTGGACCGAGTCAAATCGCGGGGAGATTTGTTTGGTCCGTTACTTGGCTTAAAACAAAACCTTCCGGCCACAAACCAATTGGGCAAAAGCTAA
- the ku gene encoding non-homologous end joining protein Ku, giving the protein MPRPVWSGAISFGLVNIPVKLYNAVKKKTIHFNQLRKSDGCRINLKKVCSTDGAEVPNENIVKGYEISPDRYVVVSSEELETIQPKNAKTIAIEDFVSLSEIDPMYFDNSYYMTPDKGSAKAYALLLKAMQKTGKVAIAKVVIRNKQYLTAIRPSGQALSLSTMHFADELISLAQLEELPDTGVEPDKRELAMAEQLIESLSAAFKPEKYHDEYYEQVIKMIEQKAEGQTIAVQPEVKEGAKVIDLMAALEASISAIKKNPDKAGKTVVSSGRKKSRAQ; this is encoded by the coding sequence ATGCCTAGACCTGTGTGGAGCGGGGCTATCAGCTTTGGCCTTGTGAATATCCCGGTAAAATTGTATAATGCTGTAAAAAAGAAAACCATTCATTTTAATCAGTTAAGAAAATCCGACGGTTGCCGCATTAACTTGAAAAAAGTTTGTTCTACCGATGGAGCAGAAGTTCCCAATGAAAATATCGTAAAGGGCTATGAAATTTCACCAGACCGTTATGTTGTCGTTTCCAGTGAAGAACTTGAGACTATACAACCTAAGAATGCCAAAACCATTGCTATTGAAGATTTCGTCAGTCTTAGCGAAATTGATCCCATGTATTTTGACAATTCATACTATATGACCCCGGATAAAGGGTCGGCTAAAGCCTACGCTCTCTTGCTAAAGGCTATGCAGAAAACAGGAAAAGTGGCTATAGCCAAAGTTGTGATCCGCAACAAACAATACCTGACTGCAATCCGGCCGTCAGGACAAGCCCTCTCATTGTCTACCATGCATTTTGCGGATGAACTTATATCTCTCGCCCAGTTGGAAGAATTGCCGGATACAGGCGTTGAACCGGACAAGCGTGAACTAGCCATGGCTGAACAGTTGATTGAGTCCCTTTCAGCCGCCTTTAAGCCGGAAAAATATCATGATGAATACTACGAACAAGTCATAAAAATGATTGAACAAAAAGCGGAAGGCCAAACTATCGCCGTTCAGCCGGAAGTAAAAGAAGGAGCAAAAGTGATCGACTTAATGGCTGCCCTGGAAGCGAGTATCTCCGCCATCAAAAAAAATCCGGATAAAGCAGGCAAAACAGTCGTAAGCTCCGGGAGGAAAAAATCCCGTGCCCAATAA